A single region of the Opitutus sp. genome encodes:
- the aspS gene encoding aspartate--tRNA ligase: MKRTHHCGQLTPSDLNANVSLLGWVDSIRDHGGILFIDLRDRKGITQVKFDPQVNPALAAEASHLKPESVIGVDGTVVARPEGTVNKTLPTGGIEVDASTLTIHNISDTPPFPLDDVGGDKVNEDLRLTYRYLDLRRPKMRKNLQVRHRAAKSIRDYFDSQEFIEVETPALFKSTPEGAREYLVPSRIHPGEFYALSQSPQQFKQILMVAGVERYFQIARCFRDEDLRSDRQMEFTQVDVEASFITREDVYRLFEGMITKVWKDVLDVTIPAPFLRMPYVDAMNRFGVDKPDLRFAMELSDLSPIFKDSAFKVFQATVAGGGVIKAFTAKGLADLTQGELKALEDVAKSLGAKGLAFIKAEKGEWKSPIVKFFSDAEKAALTAQLGIEEGDMVFFAAAPWEKACAILGRIRLEAAQLLVKRGKLTIRADDWKFLWVIDFPLMSYDEERGGYAATHHPFTAPVPEDAAYLDTDPKRVRGQHYDLVLNGMELGGGSIRIHQPALQKKVFEDVLKIPADVVESRFGYMLKAFTFGAPPHGGIAFGLDRMVALLCGTTSIRDVIAFPKTQKGQDLMAQSPTPVTAKQLKELHIQTVIPTPVA; this comes from the coding sequence ATGAAGCGCACCCATCATTGCGGCCAGCTCACCCCGTCCGATCTTAACGCGAACGTTTCGCTCCTAGGTTGGGTGGATTCCATCCGCGACCACGGCGGCATCCTGTTCATCGACTTGCGCGATCGTAAAGGCATCACCCAGGTGAAGTTCGATCCGCAGGTGAACCCCGCGCTCGCCGCCGAGGCCTCCCACCTCAAGCCCGAATCCGTCATCGGCGTGGACGGCACGGTCGTCGCCCGCCCCGAGGGAACGGTTAACAAAACCCTTCCCACCGGCGGCATCGAGGTGGATGCCTCCACGTTGACGATTCACAACATCTCCGACACCCCGCCGTTCCCTCTCGACGATGTTGGCGGCGACAAGGTCAACGAGGACCTGCGTCTCACCTACCGTTACCTCGACTTGCGCCGTCCCAAGATGCGCAAAAACCTGCAGGTGCGCCACCGCGCCGCCAAGTCGATCCGCGATTACTTCGACTCCCAGGAGTTCATCGAGGTGGAAACCCCCGCGCTCTTCAAATCCACGCCCGAGGGTGCCCGCGAATACCTGGTGCCTTCGCGCATCCATCCCGGCGAGTTTTACGCGTTATCCCAGTCGCCCCAGCAGTTTAAGCAGATCCTCATGGTCGCCGGCGTGGAGCGTTACTTCCAGATCGCCCGCTGTTTCCGCGACGAAGACCTGCGCTCCGACCGTCAGATGGAGTTCACCCAGGTGGACGTCGAAGCCTCGTTCATCACGCGCGAAGACGTTTACCGTCTGTTCGAAGGCATGATCACCAAGGTGTGGAAGGACGTCCTCGACGTGACCATCCCCGCGCCGTTCCTGCGCATGCCCTATGTCGATGCGATGAACCGCTTTGGCGTGGACAAGCCCGATCTGCGTTTCGCCATGGAACTGAGCGATCTGTCGCCGATTTTCAAGGATTCGGCCTTCAAGGTGTTCCAAGCCACGGTGGCCGGCGGCGGCGTCATCAAGGCGTTTACCGCCAAGGGGCTGGCCGATCTCACCCAGGGCGAACTCAAGGCGCTCGAGGATGTTGCCAAGTCACTCGGTGCCAAGGGCCTTGCCTTCATCAAGGCGGAAAAGGGCGAATGGAAATCGCCCATCGTCAAGTTCTTCTCCGACGCCGAAAAAGCCGCGCTCACCGCGCAACTCGGTATTGAGGAAGGCGACATGGTGTTCTTCGCCGCTGCGCCTTGGGAAAAGGCCTGCGCCATCCTCGGTCGCATCCGCCTCGAAGCCGCGCAACTGCTGGTCAAACGCGGTAAACTCACCATTCGCGCCGACGATTGGAAGTTCCTGTGGGTAATCGACTTCCCGTTGATGTCCTACGACGAAGAGCGCGGCGGTTATGCGGCGACGCACCATCCCTTCACCGCGCCGGTGCCCGAGGATGCGGCGTATCTCGACACGGACCCGAAGCGGGTGCGCGGTCAGCATTACGACTTGGTCTTGAACGGCATGGAGCTGGGCGGTGGTTCGATCCGCATTCACCAACCCGCGCTGCAAAAGAAGGTGTTTGAAGACGTGCTCAAGATTCCCGCCGACGTGGTGGAAAGCCGCTTCGGTTACATGCTCAAAGCCTTCACCTTCGGCGCGCCTCCGCATGGCGGCATTGCCTTTGGTTTGGACCGCATGGTGGCGCTGCTCTGCGGCACGACCAGCATCCGTGACGTCATCGCCTTCCCCAAAACCCAAAAGGGCCAGGACCTGATGGCGCAAAGCCCGACTCCGGTGACGGCTAAGCAGCTCAAAGAGTTGCACATTCAGACCGTGATCCCGACGCCTGTGGCGTAA
- a CDS encoding TIGR00645 family protein has protein sequence MKEPSTHPRLSPLAALIFSSRWLQLPLYLGLIVAQGVYVVLFIKELWHLISEATRLTEQQMMLIVLGLIDVVMISNLLMMVIVGGYETFVSRLRLHNHPDQPEWLSHVNASVLKVKLAMAIIGISSVHLLKTFIAAGSLGLPPSLQQIPATGTPITSEGVMWQTIIHGVFILSALGIAYTDRVMLGSPAPKADKH, from the coding sequence ATGAAAGAACCGTCCACCCATCCACGTCTCAGCCCACTGGCCGCCCTCATTTTCAGCTCTCGCTGGCTGCAACTTCCGCTTTACCTTGGCTTGATCGTCGCGCAGGGCGTTTACGTTGTACTTTTTATAAAAGAGCTGTGGCACCTGATCTCGGAAGCCACCCGTCTCACCGAGCAACAGATGATGTTGATCGTGCTCGGCCTGATCGACGTCGTCATGATCTCCAACCTCTTGATGATGGTGATCGTCGGTGGCTATGAGACCTTTGTGTCCCGCTTGCGCCTGCACAATCACCCCGACCAGCCCGAGTGGCTTAGCCATGTGAATGCCTCCGTTTTGAAGGTTAAACTGGCCATGGCCATCATCGGCATCAGTTCGGTGCATTTGCTAAAAACCTTCATCGCCGCCGGCAGCCTGGGCCTGCCGCCGTCACTTCAGCAAATTCCGGCTACCGGCACGCCGATCACCTCCGAAGGCGTGATGTGGCAGACGATCATCCACGGTGTTTTCATTCTGTCCGCACTCGGCATCGCGTACACCGACCGGGTCATGCTCGGGTCGCCTGCGCCGAAAGCCGACAAACATTAA
- the rpe gene encoding ribulose-phosphate 3-epimerase, with translation MHASILAPSILAGDHANLAASAQIVESLGVSWIHLDIMDGHFVPNLTFGPQTVAALRKGSKLFFDTHLMLAEPQRYIEAFAKAGANLISIHIEPTYDHAATLKRIRELGCQNGIVLNPATPAEAIEPLLDQVDLVLVMTVQPGFGGQPFRRDMLPKIAQIDTWRRERGLNFRLEVDGGIDLKNGPECRAVGVDTFVAGSSFFGATDKAAFAQTAAAW, from the coding sequence ATGCACGCCTCGATTCTCGCCCCGTCTATTCTAGCTGGTGACCACGCGAACCTCGCGGCCAGCGCCCAGATCGTGGAATCCCTCGGTGTTTCATGGATCCACCTCGACATCATGGACGGCCACTTTGTGCCTAACCTGACTTTCGGTCCGCAAACGGTCGCCGCGCTGCGCAAAGGCTCCAAGCTGTTCTTCGACACCCACCTGATGCTGGCCGAGCCACAGCGTTACATCGAAGCGTTCGCCAAGGCCGGGGCCAACCTCATCAGCATCCATATCGAGCCCACCTACGATCACGCCGCCACCCTCAAGCGGATCCGCGAACTGGGTTGCCAAAACGGTATCGTGCTCAATCCCGCGACCCCCGCCGAGGCCATAGAACCCTTGCTCGACCAAGTCGATTTGGTGCTGGTGATGACCGTGCAACCCGGCTTTGGCGGCCAGCCGTTCCGCCGCGACATGTTGCCCAAGATCGCCCAAATCGACACTTGGCGCCGCGAACGCGGGCTTAACTTCCGCCTTGAGGTGGACGGAGGCATCGACCTGAAAAACGGCCCGGAATGCCGCGCGGTGGGCGTGGACACCTTTGTTGCCGGCTCCTCGTTCTTTGGGGCAACAGATAAAGCCGCCTTCGCCCAAACCGCCGCAGCCTGGTAA
- a CDS encoding tetratricopeptide repeat protein, whose protein sequence is MFTSFARALSSLAVLGLALALIPLADLRADLVWTPQTGWKAEGGVLAGALPEPDRNALDAMNKARADEEHGRRSAAMKRYESVAKKYPNSVYAAEALFRSAHIRYVRRQYVKAFDSFQDVVSKYPNSPRFNSIIGEQYLIANDLLEGKRPRYFGWIPGFKNRSKGIEFFEKIVETAPHSEYAPLSLMNVARGHQKLGEPDEAIDALDRMINDYQQSLLAPDAYLKLAQTHASLVQGPAYDQASTQQAITYYQDFLILFPADTNVPAVDKGLTEVRKTFSESKIVIGDFYFYKRDNFKAARVLYNEAITAYPDSSVAEVARQRLAAVEKKEIKAKAAALPPAPAIPRPKPKRSFWLF, encoded by the coding sequence ATGTTCACCTCATTCGCTCGCGCCCTTTCCTCACTCGCCGTTTTAGGCCTAGCGTTGGCGCTGATTCCGCTTGCGGACCTGCGGGCCGACTTGGTCTGGACGCCCCAAACCGGTTGGAAAGCCGAGGGCGGTGTGCTCGCCGGCGCACTCCCCGAGCCGGATCGCAACGCTCTGGATGCCATGAACAAGGCTCGCGCCGACGAGGAGCACGGACGCCGTTCCGCAGCGATGAAACGCTATGAAAGCGTCGCCAAGAAGTACCCCAACTCGGTGTATGCGGCTGAAGCCTTGTTTCGCTCAGCGCACATCCGCTACGTTCGCCGCCAGTACGTCAAAGCCTTCGACTCCTTCCAGGACGTCGTCTCCAAGTACCCCAACTCCCCTCGCTTCAACTCGATCATCGGCGAGCAATACCTCATCGCCAACGACCTTTTAGAGGGCAAACGCCCGCGTTATTTCGGCTGGATCCCCGGCTTTAAGAACCGCTCCAAGGGCATCGAGTTCTTCGAGAAAATCGTCGAGACCGCGCCCCACAGTGAATACGCCCCGTTGTCCCTGATGAACGTGGCTCGCGGCCACCAGAAACTAGGCGAGCCCGACGAGGCCATTGATGCGCTCGATCGCATGATCAACGACTACCAACAGAGCCTGCTCGCCCCCGACGCTTACCTGAAACTCGCGCAAACCCACGCCTCCCTAGTGCAGGGCCCGGCTTACGATCAGGCCTCCACCCAGCAGGCGATCACCTATTACCAAGACTTCCTGATCCTGTTCCCCGCCGACACCAATGTCCCCGCCGTGGACAAGGGCTTGACCGAGGTGCGCAAGACGTTCTCCGAAAGCAAAATCGTGATCGGCGATTTCTATTTCTACAAACGCGACAACTTCAAGGCCGCACGCGTGCTCTACAACGAGGCGATCACCGCCTACCCGGATTCCTCCGTCGCCGAAGTGGCTCGCCAGCGCCTCGCCGCAGTCGAGAAAAAGGAAATCAAAGCCAAAGCCGCAGCCCTCCCGCCTGCCCCCGCGATTCCCCGCCCCAAGCCCAAACGTAGCTTCTGGCTGTTCTAA
- a CDS encoding ketoacyl-ACP synthase III → MGSPAIAILGTGSYAPPRILTNEELSQSVDTSDEWIFSRTGIRERHIAAKDETTSHMASEAARIAIADAGLTAADIDLIIVATVTPDMPMPSTACFVQHHLGVLSHAACFDLNAACSGFIYALDTAWAMLGSGRYRHALVIGAERMSTVVDWKDRTTCVLFGDGAGAVVLGPARGTAQIIGTKLYAEGAHAHLLCIPEKECAPGETAADAPRPPSTITMKGREIFKNAVREMEQAAREILAHHHIEASAIDCVIPHQANLRIIAAIGQHLKLPPERFFVNLERYGNTSAASIPLALDEARSTGRIKPGDTTLLVAFGAGLTYGSALVRW, encoded by the coding sequence ATGGGTTCCCCTGCCATCGCTATCCTCGGCACCGGCTCGTACGCCCCGCCCCGGATTCTTACCAACGAAGAGCTATCCCAAAGCGTTGATACGTCCGATGAGTGGATTTTCAGTCGCACCGGAATCCGCGAGCGCCACATCGCCGCCAAGGACGAAACCACCTCCCACATGGCGTCGGAGGCGGCACGAATCGCGATTGCCGACGCCGGTTTAACCGCCGCCGATATCGACCTGATCATCGTGGCCACGGTGACGCCCGACATGCCCATGCCGTCAACGGCATGCTTCGTCCAGCACCACCTCGGGGTGTTGAGCCACGCCGCCTGCTTTGACCTGAATGCAGCCTGCTCAGGCTTTATCTATGCGCTGGACACCGCGTGGGCGATGCTCGGCTCGGGCCGCTACCGCCACGCCCTGGTCATTGGGGCAGAGCGTATGTCCACGGTGGTCGACTGGAAGGATCGCACCACGTGTGTACTTTTTGGCGACGGCGCCGGTGCGGTCGTGCTGGGGCCTGCACGAGGCACCGCGCAGATCATCGGCACCAAACTTTATGCCGAAGGCGCCCACGCGCATCTGCTGTGTATCCCCGAGAAGGAGTGCGCCCCCGGCGAGACCGCCGCCGATGCCCCTCGGCCGCCGAGCACCATTACCATGAAGGGTCGCGAGATCTTCAAAAATGCCGTGCGCGAAATGGAGCAGGCGGCCCGCGAAATCCTCGCCCACCATCACATCGAAGCCTCGGCGATCGATTGCGTGATCCCCCACCAGGCCAATCTGCGCATCATCGCGGCGATCGGCCAGCACCTCAAACTTCCGCCCGAGCGCTTCTTCGTTAATCTCGAGCGCTACGGCAACACCTCGGCCGCCTCCATCCCCCTGGCCCTTGACGAGGCGCGCAGCACCGGGCGCATCAAACCGGGTGACACCACCCTGCTGGTCGCCTTTGGGGCAGGCTTGACCTATGGTTCCGCACTGGTTCGCTGGTAA
- the plsX gene encoding phosphate acyltransferase PlsX yields MASSTGQTARIAVDAMGADLGPAEVVAAVQLALSEFSDLSPITLVGDEAVLKPLITSQGLNGHPSLRLFHASEVITMDDKPIPALKRKKDASMFRAIELVKSGEAAAVVSCGNTGALMAGGTIKLRTLDGIERPALAAIIPRKNGYFILIDAGANPEAEPEHLVHNALLGTHYARIVLGVAKPRVGLLTIGTEEGKGNALISATHDHLKKLGDLINYVGPTEGFQVFTDHCDVAVCDGFVGNLLLKSWESLAHFFSATLKTELKANPLRMGGAILSQGAFKALKARMNPEVYGGAPLLGLRGNVLKAHGSSSRIAIKNAIRAANQIIKADMLHLITADAARANALISPPLAPADAAQAAPSA; encoded by the coding sequence ATGGCCTCTTCTACCGGCCAAACTGCACGCATCGCGGTCGACGCAATGGGTGCCGATTTGGGCCCAGCCGAAGTGGTGGCGGCGGTCCAGCTGGCACTGTCCGAGTTTTCTGATCTGAGCCCCATCACCCTTGTCGGTGATGAGGCAGTGCTCAAACCACTGATCACCAGCCAAGGCCTCAACGGGCACCCCTCGTTGAGGCTTTTTCATGCCTCCGAGGTGATCACGATGGACGACAAGCCCATTCCTGCGCTCAAGCGCAAGAAGGACGCCTCAATGTTCAGGGCCATCGAGCTGGTAAAGTCCGGCGAGGCCGCAGCCGTGGTCAGTTGCGGTAACACCGGTGCGCTCATGGCCGGCGGCACCATTAAGCTGCGCACGCTCGACGGCATCGAACGCCCTGCCCTGGCGGCGATTATCCCGCGTAAAAACGGCTACTTTATCCTCATCGACGCCGGCGCCAACCCCGAGGCCGAGCCCGAGCACCTCGTTCACAACGCCCTGCTCGGCACCCACTACGCGCGCATCGTCCTCGGCGTGGCCAAACCGCGCGTCGGCTTGCTCACCATCGGCACCGAGGAAGGCAAGGGCAACGCCCTCATCAGCGCCACCCACGATCACCTCAAAAAGCTGGGCGACCTCATCAACTACGTCGGCCCCACCGAGGGGTTTCAGGTTTTCACCGACCATTGCGACGTCGCCGTGTGCGACGGCTTTGTCGGCAACCTGCTGCTCAAGAGCTGGGAATCGCTGGCTCACTTTTTCTCCGCCACGCTCAAAACCGAGCTCAAGGCGAACCCGCTGCGCATGGGCGGGGCGATCCTCTCGCAGGGCGCATTCAAGGCGCTCAAGGCACGCATGAACCCGGAAGTTTACGGCGGCGCCCCGTTGCTGGGTCTGCGCGGCAACGTGCTCAAGGCGCATGGCTCCAGTAGCCGCATCGCGATCAAAAACGCGATCCGTGCGGCCAACCAAATTATCAAAGCCGACATGCTGCACCTCATTACCGCCGACGCCGCTCGCGCCAACGCGCTGATCAGCCCGCCCCTAGCGCCAGCAGACGCGGCTCAAGCAGCCCCGAGCGCTTAA
- the rpmF gene encoding 50S ribosomal protein L32, protein MANPKRKQSKRRSANRRAANAFKAPEIARDPTDGTAFRPHHVNPVNGTYRGRQVVNVEV, encoded by the coding sequence ATGGCAAATCCGAAACGCAAGCAATCCAAACGCCGCAGCGCTAACCGCCGCGCAGCCAACGCCTTCAAAGCTCCTGAAATCGCCCGCGATCCTACCGATGGCACCGCTTTCCGCCCCCACCACGTGAATCCCGTCAACGGGACCTACCGCGGCCGCCAAGTCGTCAACGTCGAGGTCTAA
- a CDS encoding NAD(P)-dependent oxidoreductase: MKIGIIGLGIIGGVWARHYESAGLLGGAWNRTPQPDFPRWLSSAEAVAAAVDVVHIVVADPPAVRGVIERILPALGPGKVVVQSSTIDPHSSDEFRRLVMATGAGYLEAPFTGSKPAAEQRQSVFYLGGDAALIAEVEPLLALVSQARFHIGDHRQAATLKLAMNLNIAAQMQALSEALALARRAGIGDEMFFAALGKNVSYSGLVKLKEPKLRTGDFAPQFSVKHMLKDMRLASGMSGCEALPLLATVHEQLALAEQAGWADEDFSALVKLVS; this comes from the coding sequence ATGAAAATCGGCATCATCGGCTTGGGCATCATCGGCGGGGTTTGGGCACGACATTACGAGTCGGCGGGTCTGCTTGGCGGAGCGTGGAACCGCACACCGCAGCCGGATTTCCCGCGCTGGCTAAGTTCGGCTGAGGCCGTGGCTGCGGCCGTCGATGTCGTTCACATTGTAGTCGCCGACCCGCCCGCCGTGCGCGGGGTCATCGAACGCATCCTGCCCGCGCTCGGGCCCGGCAAGGTGGTCGTGCAATCGAGCACCATTGATCCGCACAGCAGCGACGAGTTTCGCCGCCTTGTGATGGCGACCGGAGCTGGTTACCTGGAAGCGCCTTTCACGGGTAGCAAACCGGCCGCCGAGCAGCGCCAGAGCGTGTTTTACCTGGGCGGCGACGCGGCGCTTATCGCGGAGGTTGAACCCCTGCTGGCGCTGGTTTCGCAGGCGCGTTTCCACATTGGCGACCATCGGCAGGCGGCCACTCTGAAGCTGGCCATGAACCTCAACATTGCCGCGCAGATGCAGGCGCTATCCGAAGCCCTCGCGCTGGCCCGCCGGGCTGGAATTGGCGACGAGATGTTTTTCGCGGCATTGGGCAAAAACGTCAGCTACTCGGGGCTGGTTAAATTAAAGGAGCCAAAGCTGCGTACGGGCGATTTTGCGCCGCAGTTTTCGGTTAAACACATGCTCAAGGACATGCGCCTGGCATCGGGCATGAGCGGTTGCGAGGCGCTGCCCTTGCTCGCCACGGTGCACGAACAACTGGCACTCGCCGAGCAGGCGGGCTGGGCTGACGAGGATTTTTCGGCGTTGGTGAAGCTGGTGAGCTGA